The nucleotide sequence GGCAGGAAGTGCTCGACATTGTAGACAAGATGTCTCCCGACGATCGGGCCCGCCTGTTTGACGAGCTGCCCGCGAAGGTGATTGCCCGCATTGTGGGCCAACTGAGCCCTAGCGAGCGCCAAGCGACCGCCCTCCTATTGGGCTACGAACCCAACACCGCAGGGCGCATCATGACGCCCGAATACGTATCGCTGAAGGAAGCCTTCACGGTGACGCAAGCGATCGACCGCATTCGCAGCCTCGCCAGCGAAACCGAAACGGTCTACTACCTCTACGTCACTGACGCGGCCCGCCGCCTGACGGGCATCTTGTCTCTGCGGGACTTGGTGACGGCCTATCCCAACCAAACTATTGGGGATGTCATGACCCGCGATGTCATCTCTGTCTCCACCGACACCGACCAGGAGGAGGTGGCCCGCATTATCCAACGCTACGATTTCATTGCCATGCCCGTGGTCGATGCCGAGCACCGCCTCGTGGGCATCATCACCGTCGATGACATCATCGACATTCTGGAAGAAGAAACCACCGAAGACATCTACACCTTGGGGGGGGTCCAGTCTGGCCGCGAAGATTACTTCCAAACCAATCTCTGGGTGGTGGCCCGCCGCCGCGTGGTCTGGCTCTTGGTTTTACTCGTCACCAATAGCATCACCGGCAGTATCATCAACAGCCAACAGGATCTCCTACAGCAAGCGATCGTCTTGGCCTCGTTTATTCCCCTGTTAACCGGTACGGGAGGTAATGTTGGGGCGCAGTCTTCGACGGTGGTGATTCGCGGCCTCAACACAGAAGAGTTGCAGTCTAAAGGCACCCTGACGATTATTGTGCGCGAGTTGATGGCCGGGGCGCTGTTGGGGTTGATGCTGGGATCGATGGCGATGCTGTGGGCGATCGTCATGCAGCAGGATATTTCGATCGCGCTAGCGGTGGGGATTAGCTTGCTGAGCATTTCCACCCTAGCGTCGGTGGCGGGGTCGGGGCTGCCGTTTTTGTTCCAGTACCTGGGCTTCGATCCCGCTTTGATGTCAGCTCCGTTTATTACGACGGTGACGGATGTGGTGGGGGTGTTGATTTACTTTGCGGTGGCACGGGCGATTTTGGGGATTTAGGACGATCGCCTGTCTCAACAGCGCTACAACTTATTTTGAACCGCCGCTGCCCGCTTCTCTGCCTCGGCAAACACCCGCTCCGCGTCCGTCAGCATCTCCCCTGGCGATTTCTCCAAGACCTGAGTGGATAGACCCACCCGACCGCGCGCCTCGTCGATACTAATGATGACCGCCTTGACCGGCTGCCCCACCTGGAACACCGCCTCAATATCCCTCACAAATCCCTGGCTGACCTCTTTAATATGCAGCAATCCGGTGGTGCCCTCGAAGTTAATGAACGCGCCAAAATTCTTTACGGCAGCAACGGTCCCATCCACCAACTGCCCCACCGAGAAGTCTTGCGTCACCATCGATCGCCGAGCCAACTTTTCCGATAGCACCAACTTATTGGTCTCGGGATTCACCTCCAAATACGCCAAGGTCAGCGTCTCCCCCACCAACGCATCCATCGCATCTGGCTGGGAAAGGTGCGATCGCGGTACAAACCCCCGCAATCCATCCAACTTCACTAACGCCCCACCGCGATTGAGCCCCGTCACCGTTGCCTGCACAATTTCCCCATTGGCCTGCGCCTCCTGCAACCGCTCCCAAGCCCGCTGCATCTCTAGGCGACGAATCGACAGGGTAATCTGCCCGTCCTCATCCTGCCCGCGCACCACCAAAAAGTCGCGCTCCTCGCCCACCTCAAGGATTTTATCCAGCCCGTCAATGCGCTGTAGCGACGCCTCCCGCAAAGGCAATACCCCCGCCGACTTCCCACCAATATCGATCGTGGCCCGATCGCGATCGACCACAGCCACTTTTCCAGTCACCACTTGCCCCACTTCAAATGAGTAGTCGTACTCTTCTAGGGCCTTGGCAAAGTCTTCAGAGGAAAACATTCGAAACAATCGCAAATAACGGCACAGACAGCAATCTAGCGCAATTCTCGAATCGAGAGCGGCAACCCTACAAAATTTACCAAAACCCCTGCCCCCCAGCACAGTTTCTCCACACCCTCTTAAACTAAAGGGGAACTGAGCGCGGACCTGTTTTTCTATGCCCAAGCCGAGAGTGAATCTTACCTGGCCGTTGGAAGCCTTTTTGGGAGATGTTTTGGTCTGTACGCTGGAGGGGGAGCATCTCGATACGGTGACAGATGTGAAGGTGGCTCCGGCAGCCAAGGGGGTTAAAACAACGATTGGCGATCCCTACGGTCGCTTGGGGCAGCCCCCCCAACAGACTGCCGAAGCTTTGACGATTACCTTCGAGGTAGACTACAGCACCTACCCTGGCGAGAAGCGGGTTGAGTTGATTTCGGCGGAAGGAAACAGCGATCCCATTCCGTTCACCATCATGATGTAACCAGTCGTCGTTGGGCAGAGGGGCCAGTCCCCGTTCGATTGCACCGATCTGGCTTGCCGTTGGGTTGGACCGACCCGGGTGGCGATCGCACTTGAAGTTTGACCATCGACAGGCGAAGTTCGAGATTGATGGAGAGCGATCGCAAGTTTTTTCAACGATTTTTTGTAAATTAGTAACAGTTGTTAAAGTTACTAGCCGTCGAGGCACCGACAATGGCAAAGTTATTTCCCCAAAGCGATTGCGCCCATTCTTCCCTGCATGGGTCCGTTCGGATGCTGGCATGGACCTCGCTTGGAGGTGTTGGGATGGCGATCGCGGCACTGACCGCGAGTGCGTTGCCGACAGAAGCAGTGCGACCGCCGCTATCGCAGTTATATCGAGCCCAGGTGCTGCGGGTGGTGGATGGCGATACTGTGGTAGTGAAATTTGTGGATGACGGCAGTCCCAATCCGGGCAGCGTACCCACCCATCGGTTGGTCGAACTCGATATTGCCGGAGTCGATTTGCCCCTAGAAGCGCAAATGCAGTGGAGTTACTTCTCCGGTCAGTACCTGCAGGATCGGATTAATCGTCAAACGGTTTATGTCGAGCTAATCGAACCGCCCAGTCTAGATGACAGCATTTTTCCGGCTTATCTCTGGCAGGGCAATACTTTGATTAATGAGGAAGTGTTAATTTTCGGTCACGCCATTCAAGAAACCGAGCCCATCGACACGAAGTATCTCAACGAGCTGCTAGCGGCAGAAGAAGTAGCTCAAAAACAGGGTCGCGGTATTTGGAATTGGTACAGCCCACTCCCTAAAACCCCCGCGCAATTTCGCGAGCAGCAGGGCGAGAGCCTTTAAAGGTTGATGGACTAGCGATCGCCCCATTGCACCAAAAACAAGTGCAGCGCCCTTGCGCCGCACTTGCTAATCTCATACCCCCAAGGGGGTTCGAACCCCTGTCGCCTCCGTGAAAGGGAGGTGTCCTAGGCCTCTAGACGATGGGGGCCTAAGCATTGACCTGCGGGCTTCCTGCCGCTTGACCTCATTCATCCTAAAGGGGCGGATCTTCGCTTGTCAACTACGTCACGAAATTTTTCTATACAGACTGAGTATTGTGCGGCAATGGTGCGCTTGCCCCTGGTGCTGACAGGTACTCACGACGGCGGAGAGTCGGCATCGAACGGTTCGATATAATCGTAAGGCTCGATATGGATGGTTGCCCGCACATCCCCATACTTGTCTTGCAGGGCCAACTCCACCTGTTCTGAAATCCTGTGGGCTGACTCCACATCCAAAGGTTCTACAACTAAGTGCATCTCCACAAAGACGCGCTGCCCCACAATGCCCCGAGACGAAATTGCGTGACAGTCGATCGTCCCTTCCACATCCATTGCAACCTTGTAGATGGATTCGGGAGCGATCGCGACGCGATCGGTTAACACCGGTATATTTTCCTGCAGCACTTCCCAAGCACTCCACACCACCAACACCGCTACTGGAAAAGCCAAAACAGTATCTAACCACAACCAGCCCTGCTGCACCCCCCACAACCCCAGCAAGACGGCGATCGTAATCCCCACGTCGCTCGTAGTGTGGCGGGCATCCGCCAGCAGTAACGGGCTGCGGAGCACTTTCCCCCGCCAGCGTTCGTAGACCGTAACGCCAATATTGACTAGTAACACCCCAACCATTAGCTTGAAGGTCAAAGCGTCCACCGATAATTCCAGGCCGCTCTCGGGATCGAGCCAGCGACTCAAGGCCGATTGCACAATTTCTAAGCAGGCTATCCCCAGAAAAGCGGCAATGAACAATGCCCCAATCGACTCAAATTTGGCATGACCGTAAGGATGGTCCCAATCGGGCTTGGGATCTGCCAGCCGCATGGCCACTAAGCCGAGAATATTGCTGGCGCTGTCGGCAACTGAATGGAGGGCATCGGCCATGAGGCTGAGGGAGCCCGTGGTTATGCTCAGGACGACCTTCGTCGCAAACACGGCTAGGTTGAGCAGTAATGTAATCAGTAGCACCCGCTGTACGCCCCTCTGTCGAAGTTGAGCGTCAGTTGGAATAGAGATGGATTGAGTCGTTTCTGCGCTCACACTCTCAAATCTGAATTCTGCTAGCGATGGTGATTGCCAGCAATTGGGGGACGTAAATACAAGTCACTGAGCCTTTGACCAGCTGGCAGTTTGGCCGGTTCGCCGGGACGAGTGGGATAGGAGTGAGTGGGGAATACAGTATGCGGCAGCAGTTGCTTGCTGACATTGTACTGCAGTGAGTTGGGCACTGCAGTGAGTTGGTACTGCAGTGAGTTGGGCACTGCAGTGGGTTAGTTTTGCGAGATGCGGCGATCGCCTCAACTGCTCAAACAAAGTACCTCCTCAATTGAGGAGGTACTGTAATTGGGGAATAGAGCTCCGCTAGCAGGCTTTGCCCCTAGTGACCTCGATATTTCATGGTGTATTTGGCAGCCTGAAGGGGATTCCGTTTCACTTGTTTGCGAATAGCAAACTCGCGGCCGTGGAATTGACCGTTCAAGACTTCGTTAGTCGATTCAGCGGTAGGGGGGGCGTAGTCGAACCGACTGCCAAGAAATTGCAGATTCATGACGATTGAAAACCTCTAATTAAGTAGCATCGAACAAACATCGAGCGAGTGGGAGTTGGCTTCACTAACCTGAAGAAAGTAGCTCGGGAAGACAACCTAGCTTTCGACTTTCAAAAGCTAGGTTGATGGTTTTAGCGCCGCAGGCAAGCCGCAGTACAACCCCTCCCAAACTTCAAAGCTACGTTCTTAAAAGCTCAGGTTTAGTGGCCCCGAAACCGCATTTTGAAAGGGCTGCGAAGGACATTGCGCTTGACTTGCTTGCGAATGCGAAAGTCGTGGCCGCGAAACTTACCGGCTAAGACTTCATCTGTTGTAGGGGCCTGCGGGGGAACGTAATCCGCATGATGGCCGCGATATAAAATATCCATGTTCAATTCGCCTCCAGTAATCCGAACGTGTGGATGTTGTGTGTGACATGTGTAAGAACGTCACAAGAGGCGCGTTCCTTCGGGGGTGTCAATCCCTACTTCCGTCTTTTCTCACCGCTTGATTGGGGCTAGGAAAAGATGAACGATTTATTTCTGTATTCATTGTTACCGTTTTTTGGCTTGTTGTCAAGTGGATTCGTTGGCCGCTTGTTCTCGGGATGTGGAGGAGCGCTGCCAATCGGAACAGAGGCGATCGCCCGGACCACTGGGGTGGAGGGCACAGACCAATTGCGGTTTGTTGGCGTAGTAGCGACAAGATCGACAGATTGGTTGGGTTCCGAGAGCTAATTGAGGGCCAAAGGCGATCGCCGCTGGAGGGCCTTTAATATGAGTGCGCAGGCGAGCATAGCGAGCAATGCAGTGGCGGCGGTAGATGGCTTGTCTGCGCAGGCGACTGGTGGCGCTGCGGACATAGGATTGGGCAGGTGCTTGAAGGTCTGGTGCAGGGGGCATGGAGAATCCTCCCATACAGTTTTTAGATTGCATCGCGCGATCTCAAATCTCGGTTGGGGTGCCCGCAATCACGGTGACGCAGTGACGCATTTATATCGTCGTTAGAAGATATTGTCGCTAGAAGCTTAGCGATCGCTACAGCTAATCTGAAGAGTGAGGCATCCTTTGGAATTGACTGCATGGCTATCTTTAGCGTATCTCCAAACTACCGTCCGATACGATAGCCTGCTGACATGAAAATCTGAGGGTGTTTACTGATTTTAGATTGCCAAAATGCTCGATTTGTGTATTCAAACCCTGCGTATCTCCTTGTGTTTGTGTCAGATCCCGGAGTTGCTTCCATCAGCGCCTAAAGGCTGAAACCCTTATAGGGGAAAGTATTGTAGGGATGTTTATCTAGATCGCGACCTAGATTTCAAGTCGAGTCGAATTTTCCCAGGAACTAAAATCCGGCCTGGAATGTCTATTGTTAGGAACGAGGTCGTGGGGATCGGAGATTCTACACGCATTAGTGTCCTTGCAAGTTGCCGGGTTTGATTGACTGCCGGACTGAGAGAACTGGGAAGTATCCCTGGGAAATTTTTCAGATGAACTTCAGGGCACCTTGAGTTGTATTCTCCATCCTTGATATCGGGGCAATCGCGCCTTTACGACTAGCCACTTGTAACTATTCTTCTGGAGACTCAACTGTGAAAGTCCAACATTTTGCTCTCATTGCTGTTGCTGCTGTTCTGAGTGTCGGTGCTCCCGTTCCTCAAGGCTTTAACTTGGCCTCCAACTCCGGCACCGCGATCGCCGGTCCATGCGCCAGTCCCTGTGCCAGTCCCTGTGCCAGCCCCTGCGCCAGCCCCTGTGCGAGCCCCTGCGCCAGCCCTTGTGCGAGCCCCTGCGCCAGCCCCTGTGCGAGCCCCTGCGCCAGCCCTTGTGCGAGTCCCTGTGCGAGTCCCTGCGCTAGTCCTTGTGCGAGCCCCTGCGCCAGCCCTTGTGCGAGTCCCTGCGCTAGTCCTTGTGCGAGCCCCTGCGCCAGCCCTTGTGCGAGTCCCTGCGCTAGTCCTTGTGCGAGTCCCTGCGCTAGTCCTTGTGCCAGCCCCTGCGCAAATCCCTGTGCTAGCTAGCAATGACTGACCTTGGAGCGCGCTCCTAGTAGTGTTCGCGCTCCATTTCCTATGGCAGGCTGCGCCAGCTAACCTGCTGTAGCTGGCAAATCATCACTCTTTATTCTGGAGACTCAACTCGTGAAAGTTCAACATTTTGCTCTCATTGGCATTGCCGCTGCCCTGACTGTTGGTGTCGGTGTTACGGCTCCTCGGGTGGGCAATTTTTTTGCCTCCAATACGGCTAATTCTGGAGCGGCGATCGCTGCTCCCTGCGCCAGTCCTTGTGCGAGTCCTTGCGCAAACCCCTGTGCAAATCCCTGTGCAAATCCCTGCGCTAGCAGCTCGGCAGCAGCGACGGACAGTACTGACTACAACTTGGCAGTTCAGGAAATCGATGGCCAGAACGTGATCGAACTGACTCAAGTGTCCTGTCAGTTCTTGGAAAGTGAAGGGGTGAACTTGGGTTTTGAATCTCAGTCTGCCGATGACTGTAAAGAAATTAATGCTTCCACAAAGGACGATCGCACTCTGCAGGCGCTGACGTTACCTGCAGGTGAATATACCTTCCGAGTCACCAACAAAGGTGTGCCCTACCAGCTAGGCTTTTGGCTGCGCGGGGCGGGGCTCAGCAGAGCCGTCCTACCCAGTGTGTCTGGCGGCGGCCTATTTGACGGTCAAACAAAAGATTACACTGTCGAGCTGCGACCGGGTCGATATGTCTATAGCTGCCCCCTCAATCCGACTTTGGACTATGAATTGGTAGTGGAAGGCTAGACATTCACTCAGCCAAAATAACCAGTTGCATTGCGAACGAGGGTCTCTTGCGTACATTGCGAGAGACCCTTTAGGATCGACAGAATCCTACCAGCTAAGTGTCCACAAACGGTTGCGCTGTCTTTGAATATTGTCTACATATTGTCTACCGACCTCTCCCCATGCAACCGATCGCCTCAGATGGCCAAACCAGTCCCTTAGGAGCAAGCGTTTATCCCAATGGAGTCAACTTCTGCATTTTTTCTCAACATGCCGAAGCTATAGAATTACTCCTCTTCGATCGCCCCGACGATCCTCACCCCAGCCAAACCATACGGCTCGATCCGAAAGCCAACAATACCTATCATTACTGGCATATCTTCGTTCCCGGCATCGCCGCCGGACAGGTCTATGCTTACCGAGCCTACGGTCCTTTTGAACCCGAGCTCGGCCATCGGTTTGACAGTCAAAAAGTCTTGCTCGATCCCTATGCCAAAGCCATTGTGGGGCTCGATCGCTACAGCCGCGCCGCCGCCAGCCAGCCTGGAGATAATTGCCCCCAATCGCTACGAGGCGCGGTCGTCAACCCTAAAGACTACGACTGGGAAGGCGATCGCCATCCCCGCACCCCCTACTCCACCACAATCGTCTATGAAATGCACGTCGGGGGCTTTACCCGCACCCCCAACTCCGGGCT is from Synechococcus sp. PCC 7336 and encodes:
- a CDS encoding S1 RNA-binding domain-containing protein produces the protein MFSSEDFAKALEEYDYSFEVGQVVTGKVAVVDRDRATIDIGGKSAGVLPLREASLQRIDGLDKILEVGEERDFLVVRGQDEDGQITLSIRRLEMQRAWERLQEAQANGEIVQATVTGLNRGGALVKLDGLRGFVPRSHLSQPDAMDALVGETLTLAYLEVNPETNKLVLSEKLARRSMVTQDFSVGQLVDGTVAAVKNFGAFINFEGTTGLLHIKEVSQGFVRDIEAVFQVGQPVKAVIISIDEARGRVGLSTQVLEKSPGEMLTDAERVFAEAEKRAAAVQNKL
- a CDS encoding DUF4278 domain-containing protein encodes the protein MNLQFLGSRFDYAPPTAESTNEVLNGQFHGREFAIRKQVKRNPLQAAKYTMKYRGH
- a CDS encoding cation diffusion facilitator family transporter; its protein translation is MSAETTQSISIPTDAQLRQRGVQRVLLITLLLNLAVFATKVVLSITTGSLSLMADALHSVADSASNILGLVAMRLADPKPDWDHPYGHAKFESIGALFIAAFLGIACLEIVQSALSRWLDPESGLELSVDALTFKLMVGVLLVNIGVTVYERWRGKVLRSPLLLADARHTTSDVGITIAVLLGLWGVQQGWLWLDTVLAFPVAVLVVWSAWEVLQENIPVLTDRVAIAPESIYKVAMDVEGTIDCHAISSRGIVGQRVFVEMHLVVEPLDVESAHRISEQVELALQDKYGDVRATIHIEPYDYIEPFDADSPPS
- a CDS encoding thermonuclease family protein, with the translated sequence MAKLFPQSDCAHSSLHGSVRMLAWTSLGGVGMAIAALTASALPTEAVRPPLSQLYRAQVLRVVDGDTVVVKFVDDGSPNPGSVPTHRLVELDIAGVDLPLEAQMQWSYFSGQYLQDRINRQTVYVELIEPPSLDDSIFPAYLWQGNTLINEEVLIFGHAIQETEPIDTKYLNELLAAEEVAQKQGRGIWNWYSPLPKTPAQFREQQGESL
- the mgtE gene encoding magnesium transporter translates to MTENRPLTPTVEARAELRQLVRQQLEMLLEEGNLQGAKSLLVPVRPADIADAIEGLSEAKQQAIAFRLLSKDEAIEVYEQLDSTVQQTLIEDFKRQEVLDIVDKMSPDDRARLFDELPAKVIARIVGQLSPSERQATALLLGYEPNTAGRIMTPEYVSLKEAFTVTQAIDRIRSLASETETVYYLYVTDAARRLTGILSLRDLVTAYPNQTIGDVMTRDVISVSTDTDQEEVARIIQRYDFIAMPVVDAEHRLVGIITVDDIIDILEEETTEDIYTLGGVQSGREDYFQTNLWVVARRRVVWLLVLLVTNSITGSIINSQQDLLQQAIVLASFIPLLTGTGGNVGAQSSTVVIRGLNTEELQSKGTLTIIVRELMAGALLGLMLGSMAMLWAIVMQQDISIALAVGISLLSISTLASVAGSGLPFLFQYLGFDPALMSAPFITTVTDVVGVLIYFAVARAILGI
- a CDS encoding DUF4278 domain-containing protein, translated to MDILYRGHHADYVPPQAPTTDEVLAGKFRGHDFRIRKQVKRNVLRSPFKMRFRGH